One window from the genome of Candidatus Yanofskybacteria bacterium encodes:
- a CDS encoding ABC transporter permease, with protein sequence MEIIIKSKKKFSWREVAEIWDYRELLYFFTWRDIKIRYKQTAIGILWALFQPFITMVIFSIFFGNFAKMPSDGIPYPIFVFVGLLLWQFFSASLSGASNSLVGNQGIITKVYFPRLLMPISSTVTQFVDFFIASGMLVILMIYYGYLPNLAGLLILPLLLLITFLISVGGGMILAAINVKYRDVRYALPFFIQTLLFVTPVIYPPSILHKYSWILAANPMTGVIKAARSAILGGSPVNWALLAISGAVGVAIFMVGIVIFRNTEKYFADIV encoded by the coding sequence ATGGAAATAATCATAAAATCAAAAAAGAAATTTTCTTGGCGCGAAGTCGCTGAGATTTGGGATTACCGTGAGCTTCTCTATTTTTTTACATGGCGCGACATAAAGATTCGTTATAAACAAACGGCGATTGGTATTTTGTGGGCGCTTTTCCAGCCCTTTATTACGATGGTTATTTTTAGTATTTTTTTCGGCAACTTTGCCAAAATGCCCTCGGATGGAATTCCCTATCCCATATTTGTCTTTGTCGGTCTTCTTTTGTGGCAGTTTTTTTCTGCGTCTTTGTCTGGTGCCAGCAACAGTCTGGTCGGCAATCAGGGGATTATTACCAAGGTTTATTTTCCGCGCTTGCTCATGCCCATATCGTCTACGGTTACCCAATTCGTGGACTTTTTTATTGCTTCAGGGATGCTTGTAATTCTGATGATATATTACGGATATCTGCCAAACCTCGCAGGTCTTTTAATTTTGCCACTCCTACTATTAATCACTTTTTTGATTTCTGTCGGCGGAGGGATGATACTTGCGGCAATCAACGTTAAATATAGAGATGTGCGGTATGCACTCCCGTTCTTTATTCAAACACTGCTTTTCGTAACACCCGTTATTTACCCACCCAGCATTTTGCATAAGTATTCTTGGATACTTGCTGCTAATCCCATGACAGGAGTGATTAAAGCGGCCCGATCTGCAATTTTGGGCGGCTCACCAGTTAATTGGGCACTGCTTGCCATATCGGGAGCCGTTGGCGTGGCTATTTTTATGGTTGGGATTGTTATTTTCAGAAATACTGAAAAATATTTTGCCGATATCGTCTAA
- a CDS encoding ABC transporter ATP-binding protein produces the protein MIEIKNVSKKYNIAHRQRRYLALRDIIASFFRNPFRIFGGEENFKKGEFWALKDISISIKKGEIVGIIGANGAGKSTLLKILSRITPPTKGEIRIGGKLASLLEVGTGFHPELTGRENVFFGGAILGMKKKEIEEKFDKIVSFAGVEKFIDIPVKRYSSGMSVRLAFSVAAHMDPDVLVVDEVLAVGDAEFQKKSLSKMEEVTQQEDRTILFVSHNMESISRLCKRVIVLKEGEVVIDADAHTAIDRYLRSDHRTIGRRIWDNPLTAPGDESVRLLSIGLEGVGGDQKDSFELQDDIVIKIKISVIDEMTPITPFLYLYNESGEVLFSTADALSQKYSKGEYEKTIIIPKNLLVAGIYRVGFFIWTKVVKKIKHIHEDNLLTFKIFEGPIPSVTPFYTSTYNGLIRPKLDWTTKAIHD, from the coding sequence ATTATTGAAATAAAAAACGTTTCCAAGAAGTATAATATCGCGCACCGTCAGCGCAGGTATCTTGCGTTGCGAGACATAATTGCATCTTTTTTTCGAAATCCTTTTCGTATTTTTGGGGGCGAAGAAAACTTTAAGAAAGGAGAATTCTGGGCATTAAAAGACATAAGTATCTCAATTAAAAAAGGTGAAATAGTGGGAATAATTGGAGCCAACGGCGCTGGCAAATCAACCCTTCTTAAGATTTTAAGCCGGATTACGCCGCCAACTAAAGGGGAAATAAGAATTGGAGGTAAGCTGGCTTCTCTGCTTGAGGTGGGAACTGGTTTTCATCCGGAGTTAACGGGCAGGGAAAACGTTTTTTTTGGCGGTGCAATTTTGGGCATGAAAAAAAAGGAAATCGAAGAAAAATTTGATAAAATTGTTTCTTTTGCCGGCGTGGAAAAATTCATTGATATACCGGTTAAACGTTATTCATCCGGCATGAGTGTCCGACTGGCTTTTTCGGTGGCAGCCCATATGGATCCGGACGTTTTGGTTGTTGACGAAGTTTTAGCTGTCGGCGATGCCGAATTTCAAAAAAAATCTTTAAGCAAGATGGAGGAAGTAACACAGCAGGAAGATAGGACTATTTTGTTTGTAAGTCACAACATGGAATCTATCTCTCGGCTTTGCAAAAGAGTCATTGTGCTTAAGGAGGGTGAAGTTGTGATTGACGCCGATGCTCATACAGCGATAGACCGTTATTTGCGGTCTGATCATAGGACAATTGGCAGACGAATCTGGGATAACCCCCTAACTGCGCCAGGCGACGAGTCTGTCAGGTTGCTTTCAATTGGCTTGGAGGGGGTTGGGGGAGACCAGAAGGACAGTTTTGAGTTGCAGGATGACATAGTAATAAAAATCAAGATTTCAGTGATTGACGAAATGACACCTATTACCCCATTTTTGTATTTATACAACGAGTCCGGAGAAGTATTGTTTTCAACTGCAGACGCGCTAAGTCAAAAGTACTCAAAGGGCGAGTATGAAAAAACAATTATTATTCCAAAAAATCTTTTGGTTGCCGGCATCTATCGTGTTGGATTTTTTATTTGGACCAAGGTTGTTAAGAAAATAAAGCACATTCATGAGGACAACCTACTGACATTTAAAATTTTTGAAGGCCCTATTCCCTCGGTTACACCTTTTTATACCTCTACTTACAACGGACTAATTAGGCCCAAGTTGGATTGGACAACAAAGGCCATTCATGATTAA
- a CDS encoding N-acetylneuraminate synthase family protein encodes MELLMGNRIINDRSPCFVIAEIGHNHQGSLEICKRMFEAAKSCDVDAVKLQKRSNRELYTEQFYNSPYNSENAFGPTYGLHREALELSNADYYELKQYAKQLDLIFFATAFDFTSADFLHELGMPCFKIASGDLTNTPLLKYVASFGKPMIISTGAALMADVERAFEAVIPINNQIALLQCTAIYPTEPEKLDLNVIGTYLRKFPKAIIGLSDHYNGIALPVAAYILGARILEKHFTLSHATKGTDHAFSIEPTGMRRLVRDLKRTYAALGDGTKNFYPEEKPARLKMGKKIVAAKKLQAGHIIGRGDLNFKSPGDGLEPYYAEEFYGKTLKVSLKKDEAISFEHI; translated from the coding sequence ATGGAACTTCTCATGGGAAATAGGATAATTAATGACCGCTCTCCCTGTTTTGTAATCGCGGAAATTGGCCATAACCACCAGGGTAGTTTGGAGATTTGCAAGCGAATGTTTGAGGCGGCAAAAAGTTGCGATGTGGACGCCGTAAAGTTGCAAAAAAGAAGCAACCGCGAGCTTTACACCGAACAATTTTACAATTCGCCGTATAATTCAGAAAATGCCTTTGGTCCGACCTATGGGTTGCACCGCGAAGCCCTGGAATTGAGCAATGCGGATTATTATGAGCTCAAGCAGTATGCCAAACAACTTGATTTGATTTTCTTCGCGACCGCTTTTGATTTTACAAGCGCAGATTTTTTACACGAGTTGGGTATGCCATGTTTTAAAATTGCTTCCGGCGATTTAACCAATACCCCACTGCTTAAGTATGTTGCTAGTTTTGGCAAACCGATGATAATCAGTACCGGTGCTGCGTTGATGGCAGATGTGGAAAGAGCCTTTGAAGCCGTTATCCCCATCAATAATCAAATAGCCCTGCTCCAGTGTACGGCGATTTATCCCACCGAGCCTGAAAAACTTGATTTGAACGTAATTGGGACATATTTAAGAAAATTTCCGAAAGCTATTATCGGACTGTCCGACCATTATAACGGCATTGCCCTTCCGGTTGCCGCCTACATTTTAGGGGCCAGAATTTTAGAGAAGCACTTTACGCTTAGCCATGCGACAAAAGGCACTGATCACGCTTTTTCCATTGAACCGACGGGCATGCGCAGATTGGTCCGCGATTTGAAGCGTACTTATGCCGCGCTTGGAGATGGCACTAAGAATTTTTATCCTGAAGAAAAACCGGCCCGTTTAAAAATGGGCAAGAAAATTGTTGCCGCCAAAAAGTTACAGGCGGGCCATATTATCGGTAGGGGTGATCTTAATTTCAAGTCGCCAGGTGATGGTCTTGAACCGTATTATGCCGAAGAATTTTATGGAAAAACATTGAAAGTTTCGCTTAAAAAAGATGAGGCCATAAGTTTTGAACACATTTAA
- a CDS encoding aldehyde dehydrogenase: MKYPEKIHHWIADNEVALSDEETYLPKYNPANGSQLGLVAEGKEHQIIFMTAIAAFEDWSRISVIKRSEILRTATQLMESRKQEIIEIVALETGKSPKDASGEVQAAIELGYFIAGEGRRFYGQTTTSAIPDRFAYTIRQPIGICALITSFNTPIANVAWKAFPALLCGNTVIMKPSEYTPYTAIWFAKVLKEAGLPMGVFSVIQGGIRTGRFLVSNNDVNLVSFTGSVTAGREIAEMAGRRLARVCLELGGKNPLVVCDDADIDWAVECAVFSAFSNAGQRCASASRIIVFDSIYEKFKQKMCDKTLALKIGFTDKDNLGPVISQKQHDQILQNIQLAWEEKAKILTGGRHFNHPEFPNGYYIEPTIIEEAKPNTQISQKELFGPATCLFRVKDLSEATVLANNSKFGLTGAIHTDSINRKEYFKNHYRAGVISINGPTCGSEPHLPFGGLRDSGNGRREPGTQALDTYSEWQTIYEKYDLNLI, from the coding sequence ATGAAATATCCTGAAAAAATTCACCATTGGATAGCCGATAATGAGGTCGCCCTGTCTGATGAAGAAACATATTTACCCAAATATAATCCAGCGAATGGATCTCAACTGGGTTTGGTAGCTGAGGGCAAAGAACATCAAATAATTTTTATGACCGCAATAGCGGCTTTTGAAGATTGGTCACGCATATCCGTCATTAAAAGGAGCGAAATTTTAAGAACAGCAACCCAGCTTATGGAGTCTCGCAAACAAGAAATAATTGAAATTGTTGCGCTGGAAACAGGTAAGTCACCCAAAGATGCCAGCGGCGAAGTACAAGCCGCCATTGAGCTTGGTTACTTTATCGCCGGTGAAGGCAGACGATTTTACGGCCAAACAACAACAAGCGCGATACCCGACAGATTTGCCTACACCATACGCCAACCTATTGGAATTTGCGCTTTAATCACCTCCTTTAACACACCTATTGCTAATGTGGCCTGGAAAGCGTTTCCGGCATTGCTGTGTGGAAATACGGTGATTATGAAGCCATCGGAATATACGCCCTATACTGCCATATGGTTCGCCAAGGTATTAAAAGAAGCAGGACTGCCAATGGGGGTTTTTTCAGTAATTCAAGGCGGTATTCGAACGGGTAGATTCTTGGTTAGTAATAATGATGTTAACCTTGTCAGTTTTACGGGTTCAGTAACGGCGGGCCGGGAAATTGCCGAAATGGCCGGCAGAAGACTTGCCAGAGTTTGTCTGGAACTTGGCGGTAAAAATCCTCTCGTTGTTTGCGATGACGCTGATATTGATTGGGCGGTTGAATGCGCTGTTTTTTCGGCATTCAGCAATGCCGGCCAACGCTGCGCTTCGGCAAGCAGGATTATTGTCTTTGATTCAATTTACGAAAAATTCAAACAAAAAATGTGTGATAAAACTTTGGCTCTAAAAATAGGGTTCACAGATAAAGATAATTTGGGACCAGTGATCAGTCAAAAACAGCACGATCAAATTTTACAAAATATACAGCTTGCCTGGGAAGAAAAAGCTAAAATATTAACCGGTGGCCGACATTTCAACCATCCAGAATTTCCCAATGGTTATTATATTGAACCCACGATTATTGAAGAAGCAAAACCCAATACGCAGATCTCCCAAAAAGAATTGTTCGGACCAGCAACATGCTTATTTAGAGTAAAAGATTTATCCGAAGCAACGGTACTTGCCAATAACTCTAAGTTCGGCCTAACGGGCGCCATTCACACTGATAGCATCAACCGCAAAGAATATTTCAAAAATCATTATAGAGCGGGTGTGATCTCAATTAACGGCCCGACTTGCGGGAGTGAACCGCATCTGCCATTCGGCGGACTGCGCGATTCCGGCAACGGCCGGCGCGAACCAGGCACTCAAGCACTTGATACTTATTCGGAATGGCAAACTATTTACGAAAAATACGATCTGAATTTAATTTAA
- a CDS encoding transketolase translates to MIENDKLYFVSPEEMRRIRLLATDRITLCEILSQALRINILYMIKRAGSGHIGTSFSSIDIMLWLWLVEMINANQPELPYSDTFFSSKGHDAPALYSILTAFEIIDFDNIHKLRRLNGLPGHPDINTPFIAANTGSLGMGISKARGMAIANRLNGKQGRFFVLTGDGELQEGQIWESLQPTANGYFGEITVIADMNQIQSDKKVSEVSNLGEIKDKFESFGWKVTSCYGHNFESLQNTFYRLGNMGRPKIILAQTVKGKGVSFMERLGDDGLYHYHSGAPSDEDYVAALNELLANANEKLQKIGRPPLALQAIEKSPIVATLSSPENLITAYGDELSKLGSERNDIVVLDADLVKDCGLLKFKSKFPDRFVECGIAEQDMVSVAGGLALRDKLPIVHSFACFLSTRPNEQIYNNATEKKKIIYVGSLAGLLPATPGHSHQSVRDISCLSAIPGLTLIEPCNEQETRLALRWAVEENRESTYMRLVSIPRKLTYNLPRNYRMKRGCGVRLRDGGQVALITYGPVMLEKAVGAAGLLDIGYMGVAVYNFPWLNFVDTEWLVKVLSKFETLITIDDHYINSGLGTLITAEVARSFIGVPKIINLGLKEIPACGQNDEVLQYHQLDGLSIAEKIKKILK, encoded by the coding sequence ATGATTGAAAATGATAAGCTCTATTTTGTATCACCCGAAGAAATGCGTAGAATCAGGCTTCTTGCAACCGATCGGATCACTCTATGCGAAATATTATCCCAAGCGCTACGAATAAACATTCTTTATATGATAAAACGCGCTGGTTCAGGCCACATAGGCACAAGCTTCAGTTCAATTGATATTATGCTCTGGTTGTGGCTTGTGGAAATGATAAATGCCAACCAACCGGAGTTGCCATATTCCGACACATTCTTTTCCTCAAAAGGCCATGATGCTCCAGCACTTTATTCAATTTTAACCGCTTTTGAAATAATAGATTTTGACAACATCCACAAATTACGCCGATTGAATGGACTACCCGGCCACCCGGATATCAATACACCATTTATTGCGGCCAATACCGGCTCTCTAGGTATGGGCATATCTAAAGCCAGAGGAATGGCAATCGCTAACAGATTAAACGGAAAACAGGGCAGATTTTTTGTCTTAACCGGCGATGGTGAACTGCAGGAAGGCCAGATTTGGGAATCTCTGCAACCAACGGCAAATGGATATTTTGGTGAAATAACAGTTATTGCTGACATGAACCAAATTCAATCTGATAAAAAAGTATCTGAAGTAAGCAATCTAGGTGAAATAAAAGATAAATTTGAATCGTTCGGCTGGAAAGTTACTTCTTGCTACGGCCATAATTTTGAAAGTTTACAAAATACTTTTTATCGCTTAGGAAATATGGGGCGACCAAAAATTATTTTAGCTCAAACCGTTAAAGGCAAAGGCGTTTCTTTTATGGAACGGCTTGGCGATGACGGCTTGTACCATTATCACAGTGGCGCACCCTCAGATGAAGATTATGTAGCGGCATTAAATGAGTTGTTAGCAAACGCAAATGAAAAACTTCAAAAAATAGGTAGGCCACCACTAGCATTACAAGCTATTGAAAAATCGCCTATTGTTGCCACATTATCAAGTCCGGAAAATTTGATAACGGCTTATGGCGATGAACTGTCTAAACTCGGCTCTGAAAGAAATGACATCGTCGTTTTGGACGCAGATTTGGTAAAGGATTGCGGTTTATTGAAATTTAAGAGCAAGTTTCCTGACAGGTTTGTTGAGTGCGGCATCGCTGAACAGGATATGGTTTCTGTTGCCGGCGGTTTGGCTTTGCGCGATAAATTACCGATTGTCCATTCTTTTGCATGTTTCTTGTCAACGAGACCAAACGAGCAGATTTACAACAACGCTACCGAGAAAAAGAAAATTATTTATGTCGGCTCTCTGGCCGGATTGTTACCGGCAACACCCGGACACTCTCACCAGTCCGTCCGCGATATTTCATGTTTGAGCGCAATTCCTGGCCTGACCTTGATAGAACCATGCAACGAACAAGAAACACGCCTGGCTTTGCGTTGGGCAGTCGAAGAAAACAGGGAGAGTACCTACATGCGTTTGGTCAGTATTCCAAGAAAATTAACTTATAACTTGCCACGCAATTATAGAATGAAAAGGGGCTGTGGCGTGAGATTACGCGATGGAGGGCAAGTTGCGTTGATTACTTACGGACCGGTTATGCTGGAAAAAGCAGTGGGTGCCGCCGGGCTACTTGATATTGGGTACATGGGTGTCGCTGTATATAATTTCCCGTGGCTTAACTTTGTAGACACCGAATGGCTGGTTAAAGTATTATCTAAATTTGAAACTTTGATTACAATAGACGACCATTATATAAATTCCGGTTTGGGCACGCTAATTACGGCTGAAGTGGCACGATCATTTATTGGGGTACCGAAGATTATAAATCTAGGCTTAAAAGAAATTCCAGCTTGCGGACAGAATGATGAAGTATTGCAATATCATCAACTGGATGGACTATCAATTGCGGAAAAAATTAAAAAAATATTAAAATAA
- a CDS encoding SDR family oxidoreductase, whose translation MEERSNIGPKFDLTDRIAIVTGGSGMLGSQFVKTLAHAGAKVMIFDLKTPNESWFDNLRKMGLARNICIDITKELRVEEGFTITKLLLGTPTILINTAGLDSTPDASSNVNGPFEDYSEEAWDAVIDSHLKGAFLVSREFLRNFRKAGLNNGSIINISSDLGLVAPNQKIYEYRRKKGENFYKPVAYCAAKAGMIGFTKWLAGYSAPLGIRVNALAPGGVYNQQDPEFVQAYNQRTMLGRMAKIDDYDGAILFLASDASKYMTGAVLSVDGGSTAL comes from the coding sequence ATGGAAGAAAGAAGTAATATTGGTCCGAAATTTGATCTTACCGACAGGATCGCGATAGTTACCGGCGGTTCAGGTATGTTAGGAAGTCAATTTGTAAAAACATTGGCACATGCTGGTGCAAAAGTAATGATCTTTGATCTGAAAACACCGAATGAAAGCTGGTTTGATAATCTTCGAAAAATGGGATTGGCAAGAAATATTTGCATAGATATAACCAAAGAATTACGAGTAGAGGAGGGTTTTACTATTACAAAACTTTTGCTGGGTACGCCAACAATTCTGATAAATACTGCGGGACTTGATTCTACTCCCGATGCGTCATCCAATGTAAACGGACCATTTGAAGATTACTCCGAGGAAGCATGGGATGCTGTTATTGATTCGCATCTCAAGGGTGCTTTTCTTGTTTCTCGGGAATTTCTACGAAATTTCAGGAAAGCCGGGCTAAACAATGGCAGTATAATTAATATTTCTTCGGATCTTGGATTGGTTGCTCCCAACCAAAAAATATACGAGTATCGCCGTAAAAAAGGTGAAAACTTTTATAAGCCAGTCGCCTATTGTGCGGCCAAAGCTGGTATGATTGGGTTCACCAAGTGGTTAGCCGGATACTCGGCTCCACTGGGAATCAGGGTAAATGCTCTTGCGCCAGGGGGAGTTTACAACCAACAAGATCCTGAATTCGTCCAAGCATACAACCAAAGGACAATGCTTGGTCGAATGGCAAAGATTGATGACTATGACGGAGCAATACTTTTCCTGGCATCAGACGCTTCAAAATATATGACAGGGGCCGTTCTCTCAGTTGATGGCGGTTCAACTGCTCTTTAA
- a CDS encoding acylneuraminate cytidylyltransferase family protein, with translation MSSKTPTCWALIPARAGSKRIPNKNVKLLGGHPLLAYTIRAAIDSGIFARIIVSTDSRKIADIAKKYGVEVPFLRPVKFAGDHSPDMEWVKHLLGKLFKEGDTVDCFSILRPTSPFRQPETIRRAWRQFLSDNRTDSLRAVEKCKQHPAKMWRVDFAANRMKPVLVNPAKHKVPWHSMQYQSLPEIYVQNASLEMTWCKTIFEKSTIAGDAIMPFFTKGHEGFDINTPEDWVVAEHMIKENPNILAKINV, from the coding sequence ATGTCTTCAAAAACTCCAACTTGCTGGGCGTTGATTCCTGCCCGGGCGGGCTCTAAAAGGATACCGAATAAAAATGTTAAGTTGCTTGGCGGGCACCCTCTTTTGGCTTATACAATTCGGGCGGCGATTGATTCGGGAATATTCGCAAGAATCATTGTTTCCACCGATAGCCGCAAGATTGCCGATATTGCTAAAAAATATGGAGTGGAGGTTCCTTTTTTGCGTCCTGTTAAGTTTGCCGGAGACCATTCGCCAGACATGGAATGGGTCAAACATCTACTTGGTAAACTTTTTAAGGAAGGCGATACGGTCGATTGTTTTTCAATATTGCGTCCTACAAGCCCTTTTCGACAGCCGGAAACTATCAGACGGGCTTGGCGGCAATTTTTATCGGATAATCGAACTGATTCGTTGAGGGCTGTAGAAAAGTGCAAACAACATCCGGCAAAGATGTGGCGTGTTGACTTTGCAGCGAACCGGATGAAACCGGTGCTAGTTAATCCTGCCAAACACAAAGTGCCCTGGCACAGCATGCAATACCAGTCATTGCCGGAAATTTATGTTCAAAATGCCAGTCTTGAAATGACTTGGTGTAAAACTATTTTTGAAAAAAGCACCATAGCTGGTGATGCGATTATGCCGTTTTTTACCAAAGGCCATGAAGGTTTTGACATAAATACGCCGGAGGATTGGGTGGTAGCCGAACATATGATAAAAGAAAACCCAAACATATTAGCTAAAATAAACGTCTAA